The Glycine soja cultivar W05 chromosome 6, ASM419377v2, whole genome shotgun sequence genome has a window encoding:
- the LOC114417322 gene encoding aquaporin SIP1-1-like produces MGLIKAAIGDGVLTSMWVFIISTLRIVTTEVALFLGLQPLSLAGLIISTILNSFYVLTISFIGRILGGANFNPSTSLSFYTAGLRPDSSLSSMAVRFPAQAYGGAVGVKTLLLVMPSKYNDMLKGPFLKVDLHSGAVAEGVLTFTHNMAIFFVMFKGPRNPFVKVYLLSVTTAVLAILGGGFTGPSMNPANAFGWAFVNNKHNTWEQFYVYWICPFIGASSAALIFRSMFMPPIKQKKA; encoded by the coding sequence ATGGGGTTGATCAAAGCAGCAATTGGAGATGGAGTTTTAACATCAATGTGGGTTTTCATAATCTCAACATTGAGGATTGTCACAACTGAGGTGGCACTTTTCCTTGGCCTCCAACCTCTTTCACTTGCAGGCCTCATAATCAGCACCATCCTAAACAGTTTCTATGTCCTCACCATAAGCTTCATTGGAAGAATCTTAGGTGGTGCAAACTTCAACCCTTCAACAAGTCTTTCATTCTACACTGCAGGGTTGAGGCCTGACTCATCCCTTTCATCAATGGCAGTAAGGTTCCCTGCACAGGCATATGGTGGTGCTGTTGGCGTCAAAACCCTTCTTCTAGTGATGCCATCCAAGTATAATGACATGCTGAAAGGACCTTTCTTGAAGGTTGACTTGCattctggggctgttgctgaAGGTGTTTTGACTTTCACTCACAACATGGCTATCTTCTTTGTCATGTTTAAGGGTCCTAGGAACCCTTTTGTGAAGGTGTATTTGCTCTCTGTGACAACTGCTGTTTTGGCTATTCTTGGTGGTGGATTCACTGGGCCTTCCATGAACCCTGCCAATGCCTTTGGATGGGCCTTTGTCAACAACAAGCACAACACTTGGGAGCAGTTTTATGTCTATTGGATTTGTCCCTTCATTGGGGCTTCCTCAGCTGCTTTGATTTTCAGGTCTATGTTTATGCCACCAATCAAGCAGAAGAAAGCTTGA